CTTGGTCGGTTCCTGTGGTTTTGGCTCGATCAGCAACGTGCCTTGGAAACCGATTTTATGCTTATGCTCAACCACCATCTGCATAAAGCGGCCAATTTGCTCACGCTCTTGGCGTAAATCGGTATTTAACAGGGACTCGTAACCTTCACGGCCACCCCATAATACATAGTTTTCGCCGCCGAGTTTTTGCGTTGCATTCATGGCAGTGAAGACTTGGGTTGCCGCCCAACTGAAAACTTCGGGATCTGGATTCGTGGCTGCCCCAGCACCATAACGTGGATGGGTGAAGCAGTTAGCAGTGCCCCATAATAATTTTACGCCGCTGCTTGCTTGTTTCTCCGCCAATACATCAGTCATGGCGGCAAAATTGCTCAGATACTCTTTTAAGGATGCGCCTTCAGGTGAGACATCCACATCATGGAAGCAGTAGTAAGGCACATTCAGCTTATGGAAAAACTCAAAAGCGATATCGGCTTTGTGTTTTGCCAGCGCGAGTGCATCGCCGGGTTGTTGCCATGGGCGATCAAAGGCATTACTGCCGAACATATCGGCTCCGCCCCAGCAGAAGGTATGCCAGTAACAGGCCGCGAATCGCAGGTGGTCGGCCATACGCTTACCAAGGATAATTTCATCCGGATTGTAGTGATGAAACGCCAATGGATTAGCGCTTTGGCTGCCTTCGTAACGCACTTGTTCTAATTCATCAAAATAAGATTGCATGCAATACTCCTTGGAAGCTGGCCCGCATAATTGGGCTAGTGAGCTTTTATCTTCGGAGTTGTTTGTTATTCTCTCAATTACGTTATTTCACACTCAAATTCAGAGAATTATTAATTGTGGAGCAGATCTCATAAATAACCGAATAATGATAAAAACGGCTTAATAATCATTATGTGGATAACATCTCTTTGCCGAATTATGCATTTCACAGGGAAGAAAACATGATCGTTATCATAAAATTAACATTAAACCAAAAAACATAATTGGTGGATGAAAATCTGTAATTGCCGATGTGCAAATAAGCGTCAACAATCCCTAATGCAGTTGATGTTTACCGTTTCTCTTACCCTGCTTGCACAATAAGAAAGGTACCGAAAGATGAAATTTAAGAACATTTTACTCTCCGCATGTGCCGCACTGGTGATGTTTAGTCAGCCAGGATTCAGTAAAGAAATTAAAATCGGCATGGCGATAGACGATCTTCGTCTTGAGCGCTGGCAGAAAGAC
The window above is part of the Yersinia massiliensis genome. Proteins encoded here:
- the xylA gene encoding xylose isomerase yields the protein MQSYFDELEQVRYEGSQSANPLAFHHYNPDEIILGKRMADHLRFAACYWHTFCWGGADMFGSNAFDRPWQQPGDALALAKHKADIAFEFFHKLNVPYYCFHDVDVSPEGASLKEYLSNFAAMTDVLAEKQASSGVKLLWGTANCFTHPRYGAGAATNPDPEVFSWAATQVFTAMNATQKLGGENYVLWGGREGYESLLNTDLRQEREQIGRFMQMVVEHKHKIGFQGTLLIEPKPQEPTKHQYDYDVATVYGFLKQFGLEKEIKVNIEANHATLAGHSFHHEIASAIALGIFGSVDANRGDPQLGWDTDQFPNSVEENALVMFEILKAGGFTTGGLNFDAKVRRQSTDKYDLFYGHIGAMDTMALALKIAAKMIEDGLLDQQVAKRYAGWSTELGQQILKGKMSLEDLARYAAQQNLNPRHQSGHQELLENQVNRYIFG